Proteins co-encoded in one Nicotiana sylvestris chromosome 7, ASM39365v2, whole genome shotgun sequence genomic window:
- the LOC138872992 gene encoding uncharacterized protein, whose translation MAPFEAFYGRRCRSPIGWFEVGEAELLGPDLVHHAMEKVKVIQERMKTARSHQKSYADVRRRELEFQVDDWVFLKVVVDPSVIVPIGDIEVSEELSYEEIPVAILDRQVRKLRSKEISFVKVLWQNQQVEEATWETEEEMRKKYPHLFE comes from the exons GGCCCCATTTGAGGCATTTTATGGAAGGAGGTGTAGATCTCcgattgggtggttcgaggttggtgAAGCAGAACTGTTAGGGCCAGATCTTGTGCATCATGCTATGGAAAAAGTTAAAGTCATTCAAGAGAGGATGAAAACTGCTCGGAGTCATCAGAAATCCTATGCAGACGTGCGTCGAAGAGAATTGGAATTCCAAGTAGATGATTGGGTGTTCTTGAAA GTAGTGGTAGATCCGTCTGTTATTGTGCCAATTGGAGATATTGAGGTTAGtgaagaactatcttatgaagaaattccagttgccattcttgataggcaagtccggaaATTGAGATCTAAGGAAATTTCCtttgtaaaagtgttatggcagaaccagcaggttgaggaagccacttgggaaaccgaggaagaaatgagaaagaagtacccacatttgtttgaatag